In a genomic window of Pseudoliparis swirei isolate HS2019 ecotype Mariana Trench chromosome 20, NWPU_hadal_v1, whole genome shotgun sequence:
- the si:ch1073-145m9.1 gene encoding uncharacterized protein si:ch1073-145m9.1 has product MGLQVLLYWPNIIGYVRIGLVIGAWASRGTPALFVPLYSTHIALDGVDGWMARRLGQTSRFGAWLDVVVDNLGRGMLWSLLFEWGWLVATVEWCVFVCNHNTRGDRWKSSFTSSPGFIRAVMANGFRTPLGTWVVSGLHGLPLWLYGCRWGFLTHWGLPPWIQALGILLLAAGRLLALSAEMWCIWTHIKHLTNDEQEEKKN; this is encoded by the exons ATGGGACTCCAAGTTCTGCTGTACTGGCCAAATATTATCG GATACGTTAGGATCGGCCTTGTGATTGGTGCATGGGCTTCCCGAGGGACACCAGCACTCTTTGTCCCTCTTTACTCAACCCACATAGCACTGGATG GAGTGGACGGCTGGATGGCCCGCAGGCTGGGCCAGACCTCCAGGTTTGGTGCCTGGCTGGACGTAGTGGTGGACAACCTGGGCAGAGGCATGCTGTGGAGTCTGCTGTTTGAG TGGGGTTGGCTGGTGGCGACCGTggagtggtgtgtgtttgtgtgtaaccaCAATACCCGAGGTGACCGCTGGAAGAGCAGTTTCACCAGCAGCCCGGGATTCATCCGAGCCGTCATGGCAAATG GGTTTCGGACACCTCTCGGCACATGGGTGGTGAGCGGGCTGCACGGCCTCCCCCTGTGGCTCTACGGGTGCCGGTGGGGATTCCTGACCCACTGGGGTCTGCCTCCCTGGATCCAGGCTCTGGGGATCCTGCTGCTGGCCGCGGGCCGCCTGCTAGCTCTGTCAGCGGAG ATGTGGTGCATATGGACACACATCAAACACCTCACCAATgacgagcaggaggagaagaagaactga